From the genome of Nicotiana sylvestris chromosome 2, ASM39365v2, whole genome shotgun sequence, one region includes:
- the LOC104215081 gene encoding uncharacterized protein, which yields MSSVRKGPPKHQNKVAWKPNAGVKINETEVGGKFRPFSDITGVCLRCKDQIEWKRKYGKYKPLTEPAKCQKCSKRNVRQAYHNLCTGCAKEHNVCAKCSCRVGQLVGRDVSEVEAEKKALEEAIKNARERDRRSLLRAMNKGKSQSSEKNLTQNDMKVGELFTASSLEEYVEVNRDDEDDDNEDQLQVI from the exons atgaGCAGCGTGAGGAAAGGGCCGCCGAAGCACCAGAACAAAGTCGCCTGGAAACCTAACGCCGGCGTCAAAATCAATGAAACC GAAGTGGGTGGAAAGTTTAGGCCTTTCTCAGACATAACAGGAGTATGCCTTCGTTGTAAAGATCAAATTGAATGGAAGCGCAAATATGGAAAATACAAACCCCTTACTGAACCTGCTAAGTG TCAGAAGTGTTCGAAAAGAAACGTGCGTCAAGCTTACCACAATCTCTGCACTG GCTGTGCAAAGGAGCATAATGTATGTGCCAAGTGTTCATGTCGTGTTGGTCAATTGGTTGGAAG AGATGTTTCAGAAGTGGAGGCTGAGAAAAAGGCTCTTGAGGAG GCTATCAAGAATGCTCGAGAACGGGATAGGCGGTCACTTCTACGTGCT ATGAACAAAGGGAAGTCTCAGAGTTCGGAGAAGAACCTAACTCAAAATGACATGAAGGTCGGTGAACTGTTTACAGCATCATCACTTGAGGAATATGTGGAGGTAAACcgtgatgatgaggatgatgataATGAAGATCAGCTCCAAGTTATTTGA
- the LOC138882596 gene encoding uncharacterized protein: protein MKAQVLADHLAENPIDDEYQPLRTYFPDEEVNSAEALSEDTHVWKMFFDGAVNPQGVGIGEILISPTGQHYPATARLRFFCTNNTAEYEACVMGINMAIDQNVEELLIMGDSDLIIRQAQGEWETRDVKLIPYKKHVEDLSKRFKSIEFRYIPCCHNELADALATLASMLPYPGNAHIDPLEIQIRERHGYCDTIEAAPNTQPWYHNIQKFLKTREYPEQASGEQKRTIRRHASGFFLSGDVLYKRNPALNLLRCVDAEEAGRIMHEVHGVLIHAPPTELHPMSAPWTFVVWGMDVIGPIEPKASNGHRFILVAIDYFTKWVEAITLKSITKKVVVDFVHSNLICRFGIPSTIITDNAANLNSHLMGGYVSNSR, encoded by the exons atgaaagcccaggtgctagcggatcatttggctgagaacccgattGATGATGAGTACCAACCTTTGAGAacctacttcccagatgaagaagtaaattcAGCTGAGGCACTATCTGAAGACACTCAtgtttggaaaatgttctttgatggggcggtaAACCCacaaggtgttggaattggggaaattttgatctcacccactggtcaacactatccagccacagctcggcttcggttcttctgtacaaacaacaccgccgagtatgaagcctgcgtTATGGGTataaacatggcaatcgaccaaaaTGTCGAAGAGTTGTTGATCATGGGGGACTCAgatctgattatccggcaagcccaaggagaatgggaaacccgagatgttAAGCTTATCCCTTACAAAAAGCATGTGGAAGACCTCAgcaagcgattcaagtcaatagagttcaggtacattccttgTTGTCACAACGAATTAGCCGACGCACTGGCTACTTTGGCCTCAATGCTGCCATATCCCGGCAATGCTCACATAGATCCCTTGGAAATTCAAATtcgggaaaggcatggttattgtgATACAATTGAAGCAGCACCAAATACCCAACCATGGTACCATAACATCCAAAAGTTTCTGAAAACTCgagaataccccgagcaagccagtggagaacaaaagagaaccattagacgacacgcgagtggtttctttttgagtggggATGTCTTGTACAAGAGAAATCCGGCActcaatttgttaagatgtgttgacgcagaagaggctggaagaatcatgcatgag gtgcacggtgttttgattcatgcacctcctacagaactgcatcccatgtctgcaccttggacATTTGTTgtctggggcatggacgtcattggccCAATCGAGccgaaagcctcaaatggacatagattcatactagttgccattgactactttacaaaatgggtcgaagcaatcactctcaagtctatcaccaagaaagttgtggtagatttcgtgcactccaatcttatctgtcgttttggCATTCCCTCAACTATTATCACAGACAAcgctgcaaacttgaatagtcatttgatggggggatatgtgagcaattcaagataa
- the LOC138882595 gene encoding uncharacterized protein produces the protein MGKPFAEAIKIGEMVENGLKTGRILIQYAIRATSQAIQGGSGGIEKGNKREETFMAVSDARRNCTPRSLFSERTPQHYYAHQDLAYTLQPYSVMNAHPYVRPQQQANRNQAPFPRNQPPYQTTTTPPVPQTRQNPASPAYKAGTRCAYHSGAEGHDMDDCWTLKRAVENLIEQRKIVLRDEDVPNVTNNPLPAHNNGPVIGMICEDKEFDPSLKAIIAIADKEKKPKAVSKQDKGEKNKETTPPKSGKKIEVETGATPPKDVVLYIPQGRKEKQMTLSPPRRFELNRTTQMYVPNGVYVMRGPIKPSRLNEPVVIRRAPQKPMKDPTDVPWNYNKTVVTYKGKEIPREVQENNPVEKYSNLEEVNNATRKRFPLKKPVSAGEAEDFFQNMKMADYDMIDQLRKFPEQVSLLALLMNSAEHQKVLIKTLNEAYVPVDISVEQLERMAERFFAINQITFSKNDLPSEGAAHNKALHLTVKCRGHYVKRVMLDEGSGVDICPLSTLQRMEIGTKIIRPNNVCVRAFDGIKRDTIGEIDLILTIGPVDFEVTFQVLDIDTSYNFLLGRPWIHAAGAVPSTLHQMVKFEHKDQEIVVHEEDEQSIYRDPSVPCLEAREGSEHIVYQAFEIGLGKSLQGIVELITLPTVEKSFGVGFRPTPADIRWANDKKNDVWVLPQPVPHLYRTFVRPKYQKKKEDEAFTAEEIEEICGAMRKILYETHMVQPGEGSSTAEVLYIGPNAKLQNWKATPFPIRRESR, from the exons ATGGGTAAACCGTTCGCTGAAGCtatcaagattggcgaaatggttgaaaatgggctaaaaacgggtcgaattctaaTCCAATACGCtatcagagctacctcccaagccattcagggtgggtctggaggaatagaaaagggaaataaaagggAAGAAACATTCATGGCAGTGTCGGATGCAAGGAGAAACTGTACCCCCAGATCCCTTTTCTCAGAAAGGACTCCGCAGCACTATTACGCTCACCAAGACTTGGCCTATACTCTTCAGCCATACTCGGTCATGAATGCTCATCCTTATGtccggccacaacaacaagccaacagaaatcaagctccatttcctagaaaccaacctccttaccaaaccactacaaccccc CCTGTTcctcaaaccaggcaaaacccagcatcacccgcttacaAGGCCGGTACCCGATGCGCCTATcactcaggggcagaagggcatgacatggatgattgctggactctgaagagagccgtggagaacttgatagaacaaaggaagatagtgtTGAGGGatgaagatgttcccaatgtgaccaacaacccactgccagcccacaacaacgggccggtaattggaatgatttgtgaggataaggaatttgacccatcattgaaggccatcattgccattgctgacaaagaaaagaaaccaaaagctgTCTCGAAGCAAGATAAAGGGgagaaaaataaagaaaccaCCCCTCCAAAGTCAGGGAAGAAAATTGAAGTTGAGACCGGGGCAACGCCtcccaaagatgttgttctctaCATCCCTCAAGGTCGTAAAGAAAAGCAGATGACATTGAGTCCTCCCAGGAGATTCGAGCTTAACAGAACAACCCAGATGTATGTGCCCAATGGGGTTTATGTGATGCGGGGTCCAATTAAGCCATcgaggctgaatgagcccgtggttattagACGCGCGCCACAGAAGCCCATGAAAGATCCTACTGATGTGCCCTGGAACTACAATAAAACGGTGGTGACCTATAAAGGCAAAGAAATCCCAagagaagttcaagaaaataaccctgTTGAAAAGTATTCCAatttggaagaggtgaacaacgctactagaaagcgcttcccacttaagaagcccgtgagtgccgGAGAAGCGGAGGATTTCtttcaaaacatgaaaatggCAGATTATGATATGATTGACCAGCTTCGAAAATTTCCCGAACAAGTCTCCTTGTTGGCTTTGTTGATGAACTCCGCCGAACATCagaaggtattgatcaagacccttaatgaagcatatgtgcctgttgacatttctgtagagcagttggagagaatggcagaaagatttttcgcaatcaaccagatcactttcagcaagaatgatttaccctcAGAAGGGGCCGCACATAACAAAGCCCTGCACCTAACAGTCAAATGCAGAGGGCACTACGTGAAAAGGGTGATGTTGGACGAAGGCTCGGGAGTAGACATTTGCCCACTTTCAACTCTACAGCGCATGGAAATTGGGACCAAaataatccgacccaacaatgtctgtgtacgtgccttcgatggcatcaaaagggacacaattggagagatcgatctaattctgaccatcggcccagtagattttgaagtaaccttccaggttctaGACATCGACACATCCTACAACTTTCTTTtggggaggccatggattcatgcagcgggGGCTGTACCctccactcttcatcagatggtgaagttcgaacataaggaccaagagatcgtggtccacgaagaagatgagcaatcaatttatcgggacccatcagtcccatgtcttgaagcaagagaggggAGTGAGCACATAGTTTATCAGGCTTTTGAAATC GGACTTGGGAAATCATTGCAAGGGATAGTTGAACTTATCACCCTGCCCACCGTCGAAAAGTCCTTCGGGGTAGGCTTCCGACCCACTCCAGCTGATATAAGATGGGCAAATGATAAAAAGAATGATGTTTGGGTTTTGCCTCAGCCGGTTCCGCATCTTTACAGAACATTTGTCAGGCCAAAATaccagaagaaaaaagaagatgaggcctttactgccgaagagattgaagagatctgtggggcaatgagaaagatactatatgaaacccacatggtccagccaggggaGGGCTCAAGCACCGCCGAGGTGCTGTATATAGGACCCAATGCCAAGctgcagaattggaaggctacgccattcccaatcaggcgggagtcccggtag